A DNA window from Daucus carota subsp. sativus chromosome 3, DH1 v3.0, whole genome shotgun sequence contains the following coding sequences:
- the LOC108211985 gene encoding uncharacterized methyltransferase At1g78140, chloroplastic — translation MPASTEIFRTPVVSFLYERGWRQTFSVLGGFPGAEKEFEMMKGYLKPVLGGNIIDASCGSGMFSRLFAKSGLFSLVVALDFSENMLQECFKFIKEEENFPTENLILVRADISRLPFATSSVDAVHAGAALHCWPSPSAAVAEVSRVLRPGGVFVATTYILDGLYSLIPLLGSVRQVIGEVSGSHIFLSEAELKDLCTACGLIDFTVVRNRRFVMISARKPT, via the exons ATGCCAGCCTCTACAGAAATTTTTAG AACACCAGTTGTGTCGTTTCTGTATGAACGGGGATGGCGACAAACATTTTCAGTGCTGGGTGGTTTCCCAGGTGCGGAAAAAGAG TTTGAGATGATGAAAGGTTACCTTAAGCCGGTCCTAGGTGGAAATATTATTGATGCTAGTTGTGGCAGTGGGATGTTCTCACGGCTTTTTGCCAAAAGTGGACTATTCTCCCTTGTCGTCGCTTTGGACTTCTCAGAGAACATGTTGCAAGAGTGTTTCAAATTCATTAAGGAGGAGGAAAACTTCCCAACAGA AAACTTAATATTGGTCAGAGCTGATATCTCCAGACTTCCATTTGCCACAAGTTCTGTTGATGCTGTGCATGCTGGTGCTGCTTTGCATTGTTGGCCTTCACCTTCAGCAGCT GTTGCTGAAGTAAGCCGAGTTTTACGTCCTGGGGGAGTGTTTGTTGCAACCACTTACATACTTGATGGCCTTTACTCATTGATTCCTTTGTTGGGTTCTGTACGTCAG GTCATTGGAGAAGTCTCAGGCAGCCACATATTTCTATCAGAGGCTGAACTTAAAGATCTTTGCACAGCTTGTGGGCTAATTGATTTCACCGTTGTTCGAAATAGGCGTTTTGTAATGATTTCTGCTAGAAAGCCTACCTAA